From the genome of Halomonas sp. I5-271120, one region includes:
- a CDS encoding S-methyl-5'-thioinosine phosphorylase, with amino-acid sequence MLAIIGGTGLTQMQGLEVTKRHSAETPIGTASGSVLQGQLGDHEVLFLARHGHPHKLPPHRVNYRANLWALKQAGASRIVGVNAVGGIDPLHAPEALVVPDQLIDYTSGRESTYFDGRFKSLKHIDFSWPYDAALRHAVLEAGRAAGEALHDGGIYGCTQGPRLETAAEIARMARDGCSLVGMTGMPEATLARELEIPYACLALVVNPAPGVVEREITMAEIEAALVGGIERVKRVLRTLLEAG; translated from the coding sequence ATGCTCGCGATCATCGGAGGCACCGGCCTCACCCAGATGCAGGGGCTGGAAGTGACCAAGCGGCACAGCGCCGAGACCCCCATCGGTACGGCCTCCGGTAGCGTGCTGCAAGGCCAGCTCGGCGATCACGAGGTGCTGTTCCTGGCCCGCCATGGGCACCCCCACAAGCTGCCGCCGCATCGGGTCAACTATCGCGCCAACCTCTGGGCGCTGAAGCAGGCCGGCGCCAGCCGTATCGTTGGCGTGAATGCCGTGGGCGGCATCGATCCCCTCCATGCCCCCGAGGCGCTGGTGGTGCCCGACCAACTGATCGACTACACCAGCGGCCGAGAATCGACCTACTTCGATGGCCGCTTCAAGAGCCTCAAGCACATCGACTTTTCCTGGCCCTACGATGCCGCCCTGCGCCATGCGGTGCTTGAGGCGGGCAGGGCGGCCGGCGAGGCGCTGCATGATGGCGGCATCTACGGCTGCACCCAGGGGCCACGGCTCGAGACCGCCGCCGAGATCGCCCGCATGGCGCGAGACGGCTGCAGCCTGGTCGGCATGACCGGCATGCCCGAGGCGACCCTGGCTCGGGAGCTGGAAATCCCCTATGCCTGCCTGGCGCTGGTGGTGAACCCCGCCCCCGGCGTGGTCGAACGCGAGATCACCATGGCCGAGATCGAGGCCGCACTGGTCGGCGGCATCGAGCGGGTGAAGCGTGTGCTGCGGACCTTGCTCGAGGCCGGGTAA